In Pseudoalteromonas sp. MM1, a single window of DNA contains:
- a CDS encoding undecaprenyl-phosphate glucose phosphotransferase encodes MTSSRTFKPNGSSDANFYRLFDIFALFLAFQCSAVFYSFELSPTYMVAALTVALSFLYCAEIFSAYRSWRAGKFRTMVLCAWGSLFVAFAVLFCVSFVFKFTEELSRIGLGLWFLLSFAFMYGWRLGAHMFKRNKRKLGMNLRNVAIVGATESAVHLYNEITKNDELGFKFLGFYDDRQPERLFENATKHDVAGKIQDAVDAARNGQISVLYIALPMKADKRIADILLQLGDTTVDVHIIPDFLVSNLIHARIEHVGELDTLSVFESPFIGAREFIKRTEDIIVASIILLLISPILIAIAFAVKFTSKGPVIFKQDRYGLDGRKIKVWKFRSMTVTENSNVVTQAKKNDARITPLGGFLRRTSLDELPQFINVLKGDMSIVGPRPHAVAHNEEYRKKVEFYMLRHKAKPGITGWAQINGWRGETDTLDKMEKRVEFDLHYIKHWSLWFDIKIIFMTIFKGFKNANAY; translated from the coding sequence ATGACATCTTCAAGGACGTTTAAGCCTAATGGTTCGTCTGATGCAAATTTTTATCGTTTGTTCGATATTTTTGCATTGTTTTTGGCCTTTCAATGTTCTGCTGTTTTTTATAGCTTTGAACTCTCACCTACTTACATGGTTGCTGCATTAACCGTTGCGTTAAGCTTTTTGTATTGCGCTGAAATATTTTCGGCTTATCGTTCTTGGCGAGCTGGTAAATTTAGAACCATGGTTTTATGTGCTTGGGGCTCTTTGTTTGTAGCCTTTGCAGTTTTATTTTGTGTGTCGTTTGTATTTAAGTTTACAGAAGAGCTCTCGCGCATTGGTTTGGGGTTATGGTTTTTATTGAGTTTTGCATTTATGTATGGCTGGCGATTAGGCGCGCATATGTTTAAGCGTAATAAGCGCAAGCTTGGTATGAACTTACGTAATGTTGCCATTGTAGGTGCAACCGAGTCGGCCGTACATTTGTATAACGAAATTACTAAAAATGATGAACTAGGCTTTAAGTTTTTAGGCTTTTATGACGACCGACAACCAGAACGCTTGTTTGAAAATGCTACAAAGCATGATGTAGCAGGTAAAATTCAAGATGCAGTTGATGCTGCACGCAATGGCCAAATAAGTGTTTTATACATTGCCCTACCTATGAAAGCAGATAAACGCATAGCAGATATACTACTGCAGTTAGGTGACACCACTGTTGATGTACATATTATTCCTGACTTTTTAGTATCTAATTTAATACATGCGCGAATAGAGCATGTTGGCGAGCTTGATACATTAAGCGTGTTTGAATCGCCATTTATAGGCGCGCGTGAGTTTATAAAGCGAACTGAGGACATAATTGTTGCTAGTATCATTTTACTGTTGATCTCGCCTATTTTAATTGCCATTGCATTTGCTGTTAAATTTACATCTAAAGGGCCTGTTATTTTTAAACAAGATAGGTACGGCCTTGATGGGCGTAAAATTAAGGTATGGAAGTTTCGCTCAATGACGGTTACTGAAAATAGTAATGTAGTAACACAAGCTAAAAAGAATGATGCGCGTATTACTCCGCTTGGTGGCTTTTTACGCCGCACTAGCCTTGATGAATTACCGCAATTTATAAATGTGTTAAAAGGCGATATGTCGATTGTTGGGCCAAGGCCGCACGCTGTTGCCCATAACGAGGAATACCGTAAAAAGGTAGAATTTTATATGCTACGCCACAAAGCTAAACCCGGTATTACTGGTTGGGCGCAAATTAATGGCTGGCGCGGCGAAACCGACACCTTAGACAAAATGGAAAAACGTGTTGAATTTGACTTACATTATATTAAGCACTGGTCGCTGTGGTTTGATATAAAAATTATTTTTATGACAATTTTTAAGGGATTTAAAAATGCAAATGCATACTAA
- a CDS encoding outer membrane beta-barrel protein, with protein MQMHTKKLVPLSALLSAMIAAPAAANLQPGSVMTKDGAEITPTLQTGISSNSNFFSTPNDEESRLIWTITPNVKAVIEDGPDSYSLDLGTSSSLHNEDTADNFTQVNIGAGVHKEFTSQHRLDINGDADWLYEPRGSGLTEGLGDAVNELVKYQQHNVLARYEYGAQSSKAQVALSAGFFSKKYQNFREVSQYRDYDKSLLGVTGYYNTQAATRTFLEIKQENYRYDVLASSGISRDSDDIKVLAGMEWEATAVTSGSFKVGYQNKDFDSSERENFSGLSWEAAINWQPLTYSTVRFMTSRAAKDPLVQGDYIKESVYGVNWTHSWSDYLSSLASVNYIDEQYTGDVGRKDKTKNLRLGLNYVASNFGMVSTYVDFMDKNSTVNAIEFDRVIVGVNFTFALKAN; from the coding sequence ATGCAAATGCATACTAAAAAACTTGTACCACTTAGCGCTTTATTGAGCGCTATGATAGCTGCACCTGCTGCTGCTAATTTGCAACCGGGTAGCGTTATGACTAAAGATGGGGCCGAAATTACCCCTACGTTACAAACTGGTATTAGTAGTAACAGTAACTTTTTTAGCACCCCGAACGATGAAGAGTCGCGCTTAATTTGGACCATAACCCCGAATGTTAAAGCGGTTATTGAAGATGGCCCAGATAGCTATAGCCTAGACTTAGGCACTAGCAGCTCGTTACATAATGAAGATACTGCCGACAACTTTACCCAAGTAAATATAGGTGCAGGTGTACATAAAGAATTTACTAGCCAGCATAGGTTAGATATTAACGGCGATGCCGATTGGTTATATGAACCTCGTGGCAGTGGTTTAACCGAAGGCTTAGGCGATGCAGTTAACGAGCTTGTAAAGTACCAACAACACAATGTGTTAGCACGTTATGAGTACGGTGCGCAAAGCTCAAAAGCGCAAGTGGCGTTAAGTGCTGGTTTTTTTAGTAAAAAATACCAAAATTTTAGAGAAGTATCGCAGTACCGTGACTACGATAAATCGTTATTAGGCGTTACCGGTTATTATAATACCCAAGCCGCAACACGCACCTTTTTAGAAATTAAACAAGAAAACTACCGATACGATGTGTTAGCCAGTAGTGGTATATCGCGTGACAGCGACGATATAAAAGTACTTGCAGGTATGGAGTGGGAGGCTACAGCGGTTACTTCTGGCTCGTTTAAAGTGGGTTATCAGAATAAAGACTTTGACTCGAGTGAGCGTGAAAACTTTAGTGGTTTAAGTTGGGAGGCGGCCATTAACTGGCAACCACTTACATACTCTACTGTACGGTTTATGACTAGTCGCGCTGCAAAAGACCCACTAGTACAAGGCGATTACATTAAAGAGAGCGTTTATGGTGTTAATTGGACCCATAGTTGGAGCGATTACTTAAGCTCACTTGCAAGCGTTAATTATATTGACGAGCAGTATACTGGCGACGTTGGCCGTAAAGATAAAACTAAAAACCTCCGTTTAGGTTTAAATTATGTAGCGAGCAATTTTGGCATGGTTTCTACCTATGTAGATTTTATGGATAAAAATTCTACAGTAAATGCTATTGAGTTTGACCGTGTAATTGTAGGTGTTAACTTTACTTTTGCGTTAAAGGCTAATTAA
- a CDS encoding polysaccharide biosynthesis/export family protein, whose translation MKYCFSLMLLVFSSICFAQSAQNYVLGAGDKVEIKVFGQPDLEVTALLGNSGEVNYPFLGKVKLAGLNTSEVEQVITQGLKPDYLVNPNVYVQVIEYRPFYIHGEVKDPGAYPYQPAMTVNQAIALAGGLTERASTDKIYIFKEQTKQQQQKGSLNSQIAAGDTIKIEQRLF comes from the coding sequence ATGAAGTATTGTTTTAGTTTAATGCTGCTTGTATTTAGCAGCATTTGTTTTGCTCAATCTGCGCAAAATTATGTATTAGGTGCAGGTGATAAGGTTGAAATTAAAGTATTTGGTCAACCAGATTTAGAGGTTACTGCACTATTAGGTAACAGTGGTGAGGTTAACTACCCATTTTTAGGAAAAGTTAAACTTGCAGGTTTAAATACCTCAGAGGTTGAGCAGGTAATAACACAAGGTTTAAAACCAGACTATTTAGTAAACCCTAATGTTTATGTGCAAGTTATAGAATATCGGCCTTTTTATATCCACGGTGAAGTAAAAGATCCTGGTGCTTATCCTTATCAGCCCGCAATGACCGTTAACCAAGCAATAGCTCTTGCGGGCGGGTTAACCGAGCGTGCATCTACCGATAAAATTTATATTTTTAAAGAACAAACTAAACAGCAGCAACAAAAAGGTAGTTTAAATAGCCAAATTGCAGCGGGCGATACTATAAAAATTGAACAACGCTTGTTTTAA